A region of the Agrobacterium sp. RAC06 genome:
TCACTCACCGGATTCGAACCGGCACTCGCACGCGAGATGTGCAAGCGCATGACTGTCGAATGCGAATTCGTGGTGATGGATTTTAAGGCGCTGATCCCGTCTATCCTGCAGGGCAAGTTCAACATCCTGGCAAGCCAGCTCTCCCCGACGCCGGAGCGCCTGGAAAAGCTCACTTATGCACTGCCGATCGTCTACAATCCGGCGACCTTCGTCGTGCGCAAGGACAGCAACCTGACCTTCACGCCAGAGGGGCTTGGCGGCAAGAACCTGAAGCTCGGCCTTCAGCGGGGCGCATCCTCGATCCCCTATGTCGAGAAGAACTTCACCGGGCTGTTCACGCCTGTCCTCTACGACAATCCCGACCAGATGCAACTCGATCTGCTTGCCGGTCGCGTTGACCTCGTCTTCGATTCCAAGATCAACTGGACGCTCGAACTGATCAACAAGCCTGAAGGCAAGGACTACATGCTTGCCGGTGGCGATCACTGGCTCGGTGATCCGGCGATCCCGGCGAACGAGCGCGGTTATAGCTGGGCCGTGCGCAAGGGTGACGAGGCGATTGTCGAGCGCATGAACGTTGCCCTGAAATCGATCATCGAAGACTGCACCTACACCAAGATCCGCAAGGAATATCTCGACATCACGATCCTGGCCGGCGAGGAGGCCTGTGCAGCAGCGTCCGAATAGGGCGGTGCAACAGGCGCTCACCTCCGCTTTTCTCCTGTCTCCAACCAATGGGAATGAAGTCCATGGGCATGCTCTCAATACAAGGCATCAGCAGGTTTTCTTCCTCCAACCGGGTCGGGGGTCGGCGACAGGCTGAGGTGCGCCGCCGTATAGGTGTCGTAGCGGGCATGATGGCCCTTCTTCTGGGCCATCTGCCTGCCGCGGCTGAAACCCTCAAGCTCGGGAACGAGGGTGTCTATCCGCCCTTCAGCATGGTCGACGCCGCTGGAAACCTGACCGGCATCGAAGCCGATCTGGCGCGTGAGATGTGCAAGCGCATGGACGTCGAATGCGAAATCATCGTCATGGATTTCAAGGCGCTGATCCCGTCTTTGCTGCAGGGCAAGTTCGATATTCTCGTGTCGCAGGTCACGCCGACCGCCGAGCGCAAGGAGAAGATGCTGTTCAGCACCCGGATCGTCGCCAATCCGATGGTGTTTGTCCTCCCCGCGAACGGTAACTACACGATGACCAAGGAAGGGCTCACCGACAAGGGCCTGAAGATGGGGCTGCAGCGGGGCGGCGCGCACATCAAGGTGGCGCAGGACCTGTTCGGGGATGCCGTCGAATATGTCCTCTATGACAATCCCGACCAGATTCATCTCGATATGGTCGCAGGCCGCATCAACATGTCCTTCGAGGCCAAGCTGAACGTCGTTGTCGATTTTCTTGGCAAGCCGGAGGGCAAGGCCTTCGAGATCGTTGGCGAAGAATACTGGATCGGCGAGGCCTCTGTGCCTGAAGATGAACGCGGCCTGTCCTGGGTGGCCCGAAAGGGCGAGGAAGCTCTGGTGGCCCGCATGGACACCGCCATCAAGGCGATCATGGCAGACTGCACCTACACGGCCATCCGCAAGAAATACATGGACATCGCCATTCTTCCCGAAGACGAGGCCTGCGAAGGCAAGACCAACTGAACACAGCCTCTTTGCTGCTCTCACGGATGAAAGGGTTCCGACATGGAAATATCATCAGCGGAGTTTTGGGGATATGTGCGCCAGATCGGCGGTGGCGCGGTCGTGACAATGCAACTCTTCGTCGCCGGATTTTCCCTGGCGCTGGTGCTGGGGACGGTGATCGGGATCATTACCCTGTCGCGGAATGTGGTGATCCAGGCCGTCTGGCGGGTGTATTCCTCGATCATCATGGGTGTCCCGTCCTTGCTTGTCATCTTCCTCCTCTATTATGGAGGAAGCGCGATCCTGACCGGCCTGTTCGGCATGTCGCGCTCCATTGATGTCACCCCGTTCGGAGCGGGCCTCACGGCGCTCACCATCGTCTACGCGGCTTATGTCGCCGAACTGCTGCACGGCGCCGTGCGCAATCTTCCCAAGGGACAATTCGAAGCCTGCGCGGCACTCAACCTGAGTGCATTCCGGGCGTGGCGACACGTAATCCTGCCGCAGGTGGCCCGCCTTGCCTTCCCGGGGCTGGTGAACATCTGGCTGATCGTTCTCAAGGATACCCCGCTGGTGTCTCTCGCGGGTTTGAACGACCTTGTCGCCAATGCGAAAATCGCCGCCGGCGCGACCAATGAGCCTTTCGTCTTCTTCATCGCGGCGTCGCTGTTCTTCATCGTCTTCAGCGCGCTGACCATGCCATTCGCCGCCCGTATTGAAGTTCGCTTCAACCGCGGCCTAGCCAGGGTGAACACATGAACGCGCTCGTGATCGACTTCGCCCTCGTCTGGGAGTCTCTGCCCGCCATGCTCAACGGGCTTTGGACGACGATGCTGGTGACCATCATCGTCCTGGTCCTCGGCCTGATCTTCTGTATCCCGCTGACGCTGGCGAGAATGTCGTCGAACCGGGTCTTCGCTCTGCCGGCGGCCTTTTTCGTGATGTTCTTCCGCGGTGCGCCGCTGCTGATCCTTCTCTATCTTGTCTATTATGGCTTTGGTCAGATCGAGGCGCTGCGCGACGGGCCGCTTTGGTTCATCTTCGGAAGCGCATTTGCCTGCGCCGTGATCGGGCTGACGCTCAACCACCTTGCCTTCATGGTCGACGTCGTGAGGGGAAGTCTTGAGGCGGTTCCTGCCGGGCTTAGCGAAGCCTCGAATTCGCTCGGAATCGCGCCACGCGACACCTTCCGCTATATCCAGCTACCGCTGGCGATGCGGTACGGGATCAAGGCCTACCAGAACGAAGTCGTCATGCTGACCAAAGGCACGGCCGTCATCAGCGTGATCACCATCATCGACCTGACAGCAGTCGCCAATGAGGTCTTCGAGAGAACCTACGACCCGTTTACCCCGATGCTGACAGTCGCAGCCTTCTACTGGGTTCTGGTCAACGTGATGCGGCTTGGTTTCCGCCGGCTTGAATCACACCTGAACCGTCATCACGCGGCCGAGGATGCCCGTCGCAATGAAAAGCCGGTCAAGACCATCGGCTCTCTCCTGTTCCACCCCTCCAGCTGGCTGAAAGCCAAGCGCTCGATGCTGGTGGCCCGCAAGGAGCATGCCCTATGACCGGGGTTGCCCCTCCCCAGAACGAGCCGTCCCTGTCCTCCTCCATTGCCGTCAGCATGAAGGGCGTCGAGAAATGGTACGGCAAGTTCCGAGCGCTGAACAGAATTGATCTTGAGGTGCGACGCGGCGAGAAGATTGTGGTGTGCGGTCCCTCGGGATCCGGCAAATCCACCCTCATCCGCTGCATTAACCGCCTGGAGCCGCACGATGAGGGGTCGATCATTGTCAACGGCATCGAGCTCGACGGATCACCAACGACCACGCAGGATGTGCGCATCGAAGTCGGTATGGTGTTTCAGCAGTTCAATCTGTTTCCCCATCTGACCATCATGGAAAACTGTACGCTTGCGCCGCGCCTGGCGCGTGGCGCGACCGTCGAAGCGGCGGAGCGCCTTGCCCGACGCTTTCTTGACCGCGTGCAGATCGGGGATCAGGCGCATAAATATCCGAGCCAGCTCTCGGGCGGACAGCAGCAGAGGGTCGCGATCGCCCGGGCCTTGTGCATGGAGCCGCGGATCATGCTGTTCGACGAACCGACCTCGTCGCTGGACCCCGAAATGATCAAGGAGGTTCTGCAGGTCATGGAGGACCTGACCGACGACGGACTGACCATGATCTGCGTGACGCATGAAATGGGCTTTGCCCGTCGGGTCGCCAATCGATGCATCTTCATGGATAAAGGCGAAATTGTCGAAGCGGGGCCGGCCGACAGCTTTTTCGAGGCCCCGCGAAGCGAAAGGTTGAAAACCTTCCTGTCACAGGTTCTGCATTGACAGTCGTCCTTTGAATGCACTGTTTGACTGCGGTCTCTTTCAAGTGTGGCTTGAGAGATTTGTACCGCACCTGAAAACGCGAGTTCAGTTTGACATCAAGACGCTTACGCCGCAGGACTGGGCTGCCGAAAGACGGTTTAGACATGGGTGGCAGAATGAGCGGTAATCATTATTTTTCGCAGGTTGGCGGTCTTCCGCCGCAGACACAGACACTCTCCAGCAAGGCGGTCTTCAAGACAGCCTATGCGGTAATCCCGAAGACGGTGATGAGCGACATCGTCACCAGCGTCCTGCCGCATTGGGATGGAACCAGGGCATGGATCATCGCGCGCCCGTTAAGCGGCTTTGCTGAAACTTTCGCCCAGTACATCATGGAGGTCGCGTCCGGTGGCGGCAGCGTCAGGCCGGAACCGGATGCACGGGCTTCGGCGGCGATTTTCGTCGTCGAGGGCGAGGGCAAGATCGCTTATGACGGCCACGAGCATCCGCTGCGCGCCGGTTCGTTCGCCTACCTGCCCGCGGGGGCGAAATGGACCTTCAAGAACGAAAGCGCAGCGCCGGTCCGGTTTCACTGGGTCCGCAAGGCGTTCAAGGTCGTTGATGGCTTGGAACCGCCGCCGGCCATCTTCACCCACGAAGACGATTGCGTTATGCACGCCATGCCCGATACCGAGGGCCGCTGGGCAACCACCCGGTTCATCGATCCGTCCGACGTGCGCTACGATATGCATCTCAACATCGTTACCTTCGAGCCGGGCGCCATCATTCCTTTCATGGAAACGCACATCATGGAGCACGGGCTCTATGTGCTGGAAGGCAAGGCCGTGTATCGATTGAACGAGGACTGGGTGGAGGTCGAGGCTGGCGACTATATGTGGCTCCGCTCCTTTTGCCCCCAGGCCTGTTATGCCGGCGGCCCGGGACGCTTCCGCTATCTGCTCTACAAGGACGTCAATCGCCATCCTGATTTGTGAGGTGTGCCGAGCGTCCCACCTCACAAATGAAGGGGCGGGCTTGTTCCGAACCTCGTTCGGGTGACCCAGCATGACGGAGCCAACGCATCCCATATCGGTCACCCGAATGTCCGCTGTTATCCTGAGCCCCCCAGCTGCGAGCATCCTCCTTTCAGCCCCAAAACGGTATCGCTAGGCGCAAGACACTCAATACCCGAGACTCCATCTATCGCGGGTTGTTATGCAGAAGCATTGGGCGACGCATCCAAAGACGCAGATATTGCAAGTCTCTGTGCAATCAGGCCCCCGCAACCACTTTCACCGAACTCCCTTCAAGATCCTTTCCAGTTTTAGGTTGGGCCAACGCAATCATCGCAGTGATGGCACCTTCAAGCTCGATCGTAGTTCGGCCATCGACCTCGCGGATGGTCACTGATGAGATCAGGCTGCGAATGTTCTCCAGAGCCGAGGTGCGTATCGCGGTGTCATTGAGTGTCTCGGCCAATGCTGCCACCTTGCGACGATAGACGTCGCCAAGATTAGGATGAAGGCGGACGCGAGAGGGGGGCAGCGGCCGACAATCGCGCGTCCAGTTCCGCAGCTTGCGCTTCCATATTCTCCAGCTTCTCTTTGAGGCCCGGTGTGCGAAGTCCATCGGCGATAGCATCATAAAGCCCATCGAGCCGGCGCGCGATTTGTCCGCGTTGGTTGTCAATGCGCTGTCGTTCCGCATCTTGGGAAGCCCCACCGGCGTTCGCCTCGTTCGCATACTCCTTGATGAACTGCGCAACGGCTTCGGGCTGCATCAAACGCCGACGCAGCAGGTCGAGAATGACCTCTTCCAGTTCACGACGCTTGAAGGAGTGAACCGCAACCGCTTGCCTCAACAAGAGCGAAGCCGAGAACACCTTTGCTCGCGCACTGTTCTTCAACCGCCTCGGAGAACTGCGCGACCGGACTTTCGCGAGCCAGTTCTACCGAGAATCCGGACATAACCTGGTGACCAACGCCATAGTCTATTGGAACACGCTCTATCTTGAACCAGCGTTGGCCGTGCTAAACCGGGAAGGTGTCGCAACGCCGCCCGACGTGATCAAACACATCACTCCGCTTGGATGGCAGCATATCAGTCTCACTGGCGATTACATCTGGACCCCGACGGACGGCGCCGATCTCAGACCATTGCGGCAGGAAACCTCCATCCCCGCAGCATGAGCACCCTATGTTCTCAAAATTCGGACAGGTCTGCCACTTTCGTGTCGTGACGCCAACAAGGCGAAAACGCCGTAGGGCTTGTCCCCCGTGACTGGCCCGCGTTAAGGCTCTGGTATTCTGACCGGTGTGGTGGCCTTGATGTCCGGATCGGTCGTCGCGGCTACGGATACCGCTCCAGTTTTAGGTGACTTAACTGCGTCTTGGTCGATGGTGGCAGGATGGATGACCTGCTTTGATGCTGCAGCGAAAGCGGGATAACCATAGGCCACGGTTGCAGTGGACGCGGCGAACCCCGGGTCTCTCACCGACAGCCCGGTGAGGAGATCTGCGAGCACGTCCGGGCCAAGCGCCTGATGGCAGTATCGCAGTCGGATCTCTCTCGGCTCGTTGCGGCCAAGCTCGACGTCGCGGCCGATGATCTGCCACGCGTAAACGCAGCCGCCTTTGTCGCCCAGTTTGCCGGTCGCTGCGCCATAGGCGCCGTAAGCGTTGCGGCGGATGACCGGATCGATACTCATTGATACACCCGGGAACTCGCCCCGCAGCGTTCGGATGATCTCGGCACGGTCAGGCCCTTTCCTGAGCGTCGATCTTGAGGCGGCTGAGGTTGATATCGTCAGCGCGTTTTCGCCCTGCAGTGTTGTTGTGTTCGCCCAGACCATAGTTTGCCTGGTCACTCCATCCGTAAATGTCTGGCGAAGGCCGATCGGCATCTCGCCTAGCCCGGTCAGTGAAGCAGAGGCGAGATGAACGGGCAGTTCGCGGTTGCCTGTCGCGACGGGCATATTGCCGGTCATGCCATCAAGGAAGGGATCCTCGACGGTCGTGCAGCCGTGCAGCGCAAGCAGAGTCAGGATCGCAAGGATGTTTGGCTTCACTAGTTGATCCCCATGCGTTCGTTGATGGCCGCGATGCCCCTGCTGTTTGCCGGGTCTGCCATGACCTGATTGAGCTGGGCGAAGATCGCGCGCGACTGGGCCAGATTGCCAAGGTGGTAATGACTCCAGGCGCGCATCTGGCTGATCCCCACCGGCTCCGGCATGATCTGCAGGCGGGTGTTCAGCGCTTCGAGCGTGACGCGATATTGCTTGCGATCGAAGGCGGCGCGCGCCCGCTGCCAGAGAAGCTCGGCGCGCAGTTCCCGGTCGCGGAGCGGCGTCAGGCTGTGCTGCATCAGCAGAGCCTCTGCGTCGTCGGTCAGATTGGCGCGCAAAAGCGTGAGGCCAAGGCCATAGGCGGCATCATCCGCCTTGCCGCCACCGCCCGCGAGACCGGCCGTGAAGGCCTGACGCGCTTCGGCCAGATGGTTGAGACCCAGAAGACACCAGCCCTTGGCCACCTGTGCATCCGGCCGCAAGGCTGTCCTGGCTTCAAGCCGCCGCAACTCGGCAACACAGCCACCATAGTCCTTTTTCTGCAGTCGCGAGAGATAGCCGGCCTGAACGCCTGCGGGTGCCGAGACCGATTTCCCGGCCCGCTGGCGCGGTTCCGCTGCTGATTTCAGCTCGGCGAAAACCGTTTGATAGGCGTCGCCATGCTGTTCCCGCAGGTTTGCAAGGGTTTTCTTCTCGCCCAGTCGCGTCAGAGTGAGGGCCAGGCCCTTCAGACTGTCTGCCTCGGCCTTCCATTCGAAGGCCTTCGCAAACCAGGCACGCGCCGGCTCGAACTGGCGCGAGTTATAGGCATACCAGCCGATGAGGCGGGCGTGATCGGACGATTCCGTCTTCTGGATCGCTTCCGCATAGCGGGTCACGACACGTTCATCGATGTCGGTCTTCCCCTCGCCCTTGAAAGGGAAGGATAGCTGATCGAGGAGGAAGGCGTCCTGCCCGGCAAGCATGTCGAGGTGCTCCGTGACAAACGCATAGGCCTCCTCGTCCTTCGATTGGTGGGAAAAACTGAGCGCCATGCCGCGGACGGCTTCCGGCGTCGCCTTGTTCTGCAGCATGCGCTGGAAGAAGTTTGCTGCCTGGTCCGGCTGCTCGATCTTCAGCATGTACCAGCCCATGAGGGCGAGGTCTTCGGGCGCTTGACCGCTCTCGGCAACCGTCCTGACGGCGGCAATTGCCTCGGGGCCTGGTTGAGGTGCGCCCGCAACGCCGGACGCGAAGTCTCCCATTTCGCGGCGCATGAGATCAAGGTTGAGCGATCGCATCGAGAGAGCGAGTTCGGGATCCGCAGAGAGCACACGGATCGCCTCGCGCAGATCGGCTGCCGGAATGTCCTCCATCGCCTTTTGCAGGGTGGTCAGCACCAGTTCATCGGAAAACGCCTTCTCCGGCGTCCGGAAAAGGATGCTGCGATAGACCGCCGTCAGTGCCTCCTGCATCTCATTTGCCCGGTAAGCGTCAAGCATCATCCAGAGCAGGTCGATCTCGGTTTCCTGCGCAGGGTCGAGCTTTGCACCAAGACGAATGACGGTCACAAAGTCCTTCGCCTCGTTTGCCTGCGTCATGGCAAATCTCAGCTTGCGCCGCTCGAGCTTGCTGACGAAATCCTCTGACGGTTCCCAGCCCACATGGCTTGCGGCGATCCGGCTGATTTCCTGCTCGATACCGGCATAGTCATCGCGCTCGTAAAGTTGCCAGAGCGTTGTCTCATCGACATGGTCGCCGGCATCGGGGGCATAGAGGTCGGCCGGGGGCATGAAGCCGGGATACTTCAGTTCCAGGCGGCGGGTCTCTGCTTCGACGCGCTCTGCCTCGCCATTGCGTGCATAGTAATAGAGTGCGGCAAGATCGACCGTGTCAGGCGCCGGCGCTTTGCGCGTGTCAGCTTCAACGGCTTTCGCGCTGTCCGATGGATGCGCCATGATGGCGGTCGCTTCAGGTGCTAGAAGCGAGGTCGCGCCGGCGGGCAGTGCGACGATCAGTGTGGCGAGGATGGTGCCGGCCGAGAGTCTTGTCTTGATTGTCTTCTTCATTCGACTGTCCTCACGCCCTTGCGCGGCACGACATAACCAACCCACCAGCCGAAGCCGCCCATCAGTGCGAGAACAAGACCGACATAGATGATAAAGTTGTCGGAGAGCCAGGCAGCCGCAAGGCGTCTGAGATTGGCGGGGCTCGTATCGGTGATCGGAAAGAAGCTGTAGCTTTCGGGATAGCGGTTCACGAGTTCGAGGTCAGAACGCCGGATCACCGATTCCCCTCCTTCGAGGGCCGTCCAGGTTGCCGGCTTGGTCAGGGCTGCGACGCCCTGCTGAAGCATGGTTTCATCCACCGCGTTGACATAGGTCCAGACGGCAGCGCCGTCAGCGGATGCAACCTGCTTCAGACTGATCAGGCGATCGCGCGGATCGATCTTGACGTCTTCGCGTCCGATATCCTTGTAGGCCAGCCAGCGGTTGACGGTTGTCGAGGCCGTTGCCACCCAGTCAGAGGCTCGGCTCTTCAGTGACAGCTGATCGCGCTCAAGCCGCGTTTCGACCTGGAAAGCATCGAGCAGCGCCTGGGAGTCCGACAATTGACCGCCCGCATTTACCGAAGCTGTGATCAGATCGTCGGTCGAAGACGGCTGCAGTCGATCTCCCTTTTGGCCGGCAAGAGCGGCAAGCTCCAGCGGCTCGCCACCGGCGCCGACAATCAGGGCATTCGTCGTCTTGCGCGGGTCTGGACGGCCGATCTTGAGCTCGGCTGGCAGGGGATGCCCCGCCGACATGGCGAGCCGGGTGAGAAGGGTTAGTGCCGAGCCCAGCCGTGCGGGTGTCGCCGTATCGACATAGAGATCGAAGGCAGTCGGGCCCTTGAAAGGGAAGGACGTTCCAGCAAAGGCCGCAAGGTCGGGAAGACGACCGGCGCGCGCCAGTGGCGGTATCGTCACCGTGGTTTCTTCTAGCAGCAGGAAACGAGATCGCGCTTCGTCGCGGGCGGCCGGATCACAGACGAGATCGGAGGCGAGCGGCACTTCGGCCAGAACACGAACATGGTTCACGCCGGGATGGAAGGCGCGGAGCGGAAGTTCCAGCGGCTTGTTCTCAAGCGTCGTGCCCTCGGGATCGTAGAGCACGAGGCTTGCCACGGCGCGTTCATTGACGCGGACCAGCAACTGCGTTCCGGGTGCCAGCCCGGGCGCAGTGGCCGCATTCAGGTTGAGATCAACCGTGGCATAGTCGCCCGGAT
Encoded here:
- a CDS encoding transporter substrate-binding domain-containing protein, with product MSMHSKTVLTVASMLLGALTLTARPASAEKLLLGNEGVYPPFSIVASDGSLTGFEPALAREMCKRMTVECEFVVMDFKALIPSILQGKFNILASQLSPTPERLEKLTYALPIVYNPATFVVRKDSNLTFTPEGLGGKNLKLGLQRGASSIPYVEKNFTGLFTPVLYDNPDQMQLDLLAGRVDLVFDSKINWTLELINKPEGKDYMLAGGDHWLGDPAIPANERGYSWAVRKGDEAIVERMNVALKSIIEDCTYTKIRKEYLDITILAGEEACAAASE
- a CDS encoding transporter substrate-binding domain-containing protein; this translates as MMALLLGHLPAAAETLKLGNEGVYPPFSMVDAAGNLTGIEADLAREMCKRMDVECEIIVMDFKALIPSLLQGKFDILVSQVTPTAERKEKMLFSTRIVANPMVFVLPANGNYTMTKEGLTDKGLKMGLQRGGAHIKVAQDLFGDAVEYVLYDNPDQIHLDMVAGRINMSFEAKLNVVVDFLGKPEGKAFEIVGEEYWIGEASVPEDERGLSWVARKGEEALVARMDTAIKAIMADCTYTAIRKKYMDIAILPEDEACEGKTN
- a CDS encoding ABC transporter permease subunit (The N-terminal region of this protein, as described by TIGR01726, is a three transmembrane segment that identifies a subfamily of ABC transporter permease subunits, which specificities that include histidine, arginine, glutamine, glutamate, L-cystine (sic), the opines (in Agrobacterium) octopine and nopaline, etc.); its protein translation is MRQIGGGAVVTMQLFVAGFSLALVLGTVIGIITLSRNVVIQAVWRVYSSIIMGVPSLLVIFLLYYGGSAILTGLFGMSRSIDVTPFGAGLTALTIVYAAYVAELLHGAVRNLPKGQFEACAALNLSAFRAWRHVILPQVARLAFPGLVNIWLIVLKDTPLVSLAGLNDLVANAKIAAGATNEPFVFFIAASLFFIVFSALTMPFAARIEVRFNRGLARVNT
- a CDS encoding ABC transporter permease, translating into MNALVIDFALVWESLPAMLNGLWTTMLVTIIVLVLGLIFCIPLTLARMSSNRVFALPAAFFVMFFRGAPLLILLYLVYYGFGQIEALRDGPLWFIFGSAFACAVIGLTLNHLAFMVDVVRGSLEAVPAGLSEASNSLGIAPRDTFRYIQLPLAMRYGIKAYQNEVVMLTKGTAVISVITIIDLTAVANEVFERTYDPFTPMLTVAAFYWVLVNVMRLGFRRLESHLNRHHAAEDARRNEKPVKTIGSLLFHPSSWLKAKRSMLVARKEHAL
- a CDS encoding amino acid ABC transporter ATP-binding protein — translated: MTGVAPPQNEPSLSSSIAVSMKGVEKWYGKFRALNRIDLEVRRGEKIVVCGPSGSGKSTLIRCINRLEPHDEGSIIVNGIELDGSPTTTQDVRIEVGMVFQQFNLFPHLTIMENCTLAPRLARGATVEAAERLARRFLDRVQIGDQAHKYPSQLSGGQQQRVAIARALCMEPRIMLFDEPTSSLDPEMIKEVLQVMEDLTDDGLTMICVTHEMGFARRVANRCIFMDKGEIVEAGPADSFFEAPRSERLKTFLSQVLH
- a CDS encoding bifunctional allantoicase/(S)-ureidoglycine aminohydrolase → MSGNHYFSQVGGLPPQTQTLSSKAVFKTAYAVIPKTVMSDIVTSVLPHWDGTRAWIIARPLSGFAETFAQYIMEVASGGGSVRPEPDARASAAIFVVEGEGKIAYDGHEHPLRAGSFAYLPAGAKWTFKNESAAPVRFHWVRKAFKVVDGLEPPPAIFTHEDDCVMHAMPDTEGRWATTRFIDPSDVRYDMHLNIVTFEPGAIIPFMETHIMEHGLYVLEGKAVYRLNEDWVEVEAGDYMWLRSFCPQACYAGGPGRFRYLLYKDVNRHPDL
- a CDS encoding Tn3 family transposase, translating into MFFNRLGELRDRTFASQFYRESGHNLVTNAIVYWNTLYLEPALAVLNREGVATPPDVIKHITPLGWQHISLTGDYIWTPTDGADLRPLRQETSIPAA
- the bcsN gene encoding cellulose biosynthesis protein BcsN, which produces MKPNILAILTLLALHGCTTVEDPFLDGMTGNMPVATGNRELPVHLASASLTGLGEMPIGLRQTFTDGVTRQTMVWANTTTLQGENALTISTSAASRSTLRKGPDRAEIIRTLRGEFPGVSMSIDPVIRRNAYGAYGAATGKLGDKGGCVYAWQIIGRDVELGRNEPREIRLRYCHQALGPDVLADLLTGLSVRDPGFAASTATVAYGYPAFAAASKQVIHPATIDQDAVKSPKTGAVSVAATTDPDIKATTPVRIPEP
- a CDS encoding tetratricopeptide repeat protein; its protein translation is MKKTIKTRLSAGTILATLIVALPAGATSLLAPEATAIMAHPSDSAKAVEADTRKAPAPDTVDLAALYYYARNGEAERVEAETRRLELKYPGFMPPADLYAPDAGDHVDETTLWQLYERDDYAGIEQEISRIAASHVGWEPSEDFVSKLERRKLRFAMTQANEAKDFVTVIRLGAKLDPAQETEIDLLWMMLDAYRANEMQEALTAVYRSILFRTPEKAFSDELVLTTLQKAMEDIPAADLREAIRVLSADPELALSMRSLNLDLMRREMGDFASGVAGAPQPGPEAIAAVRTVAESGQAPEDLALMGWYMLKIEQPDQAANFFQRMLQNKATPEAVRGMALSFSHQSKDEEAYAFVTEHLDMLAGQDAFLLDQLSFPFKGEGKTDIDERVVTRYAEAIQKTESSDHARLIGWYAYNSRQFEPARAWFAKAFEWKAEADSLKGLALTLTRLGEKKTLANLREQHGDAYQTVFAELKSAAEPRQRAGKSVSAPAGVQAGYLSRLQKKDYGGCVAELRRLEARTALRPDAQVAKGWCLLGLNHLAEARQAFTAGLAGGGGKADDAAYGLGLTLLRANLTDDAEALLMQHSLTPLRDRELRAELLWQRARAAFDRKQYRVTLEALNTRLQIMPEPVGISQMRAWSHYHLGNLAQSRAIFAQLNQVMADPANSRGIAAINERMGIN
- a CDS encoding cellulose biosynthesis cyclic di-GMP-binding regulatory protein BcsB; its protein translation is MHNLEVLRRLSAAAILICLSANASHAGDFVPADLGAASVQSAGQAVSDIPRQMVAFRQTATAMRLEGEDAARELSFYLSAEQVATAGLLRLSYTNAVSVMPDDAMLDIELNGKPLAALPIRSPNGPATHDIPVAAKDLTVGWNQVRLRAKQHHRIDCSVQATYELWTQVDPLISGFLTSARPKDGDLAGLLSVGRNGDGATEIRVIAGNDAPQTTLRDSLPLVQTLALVLGREDLSITVGDVGGSGPGIDLYLGDPADANLPQPTRDALAAAPRGLFVRQGEHGRQIVTMRGSNKSELQSLLVAAVNGPLLPLIRANKFAMTKTRIDGESPGTHPLSSIGYQTTPFAGRLFQTSFDVVMPADFYPGDYATVDLNLNAATAPGLAPGTQLLVRVNERAVASLVLYDPEGTTLENKPLELPLRAFHPGVNHVRVLAEVPLASDLVCDPAARDEARSRFLLLEETTVTIPPLARAGRLPDLAAFAGTSFPFKGPTAFDLYVDTATPARLGSALTLLTRLAMSAGHPLPAELKIGRPDPRKTTNALIVGAGGEPLELAALAGQKGDRLQPSSTDDLITASVNAGGQLSDSQALLDAFQVETRLERDQLSLKSRASDWVATASTTVNRWLAYKDIGREDVKIDPRDRLISLKQVASADGAAVWTYVNAVDETMLQQGVAALTKPATWTALEGGESVIRRSDLELVNRYPESYSFFPITDTSPANLRRLAAAWLSDNFIIYVGLVLALMGGFGWWVGYVVPRKGVRTVE